In Dermatophilus congolensis, a genomic segment contains:
- a CDS encoding VOC family protein: protein MLGFHVTIVPAPDLAASRSFYAALTGTDPVVTNDEYVGFQIENMHLGLDPHGTPSPKGITPYWSTENITNLLRILADNGGTVLTTPFDVGGGRLIARVSDPAGNVIGITEDPEPAPA, encoded by the coding sequence ATGCTCGGCTTCCACGTGACCATCGTCCCTGCTCCTGACCTAGCTGCCTCCCGTTCCTTCTACGCCGCTCTCACTGGAACCGACCCCGTAGTCACCAACGACGAATACGTCGGTTTCCAAATCGAAAACATGCACCTTGGCCTTGATCCTCACGGCACCCCCTCCCCCAAAGGAATCACCCCCTACTGGTCCACCGAGAACATCACCAATCTGCTGCGAATCCTCGCCGACAACGGCGGAACCGTTTTGACTACCCCGTTCGATGTGGGTGGTGGACGTCTCATTGCCAGGGTCTCTGACCCTGCCGGTAACGTCATCGGCATCACTGAAGACCCCGAACCAGCTCCAGCCTGA